Genomic segment of Candidatus Binataceae bacterium:
GATAACACGGCCGCTCTCAGGCGTCCAAGCCAGCCGCGTGCGACGCTGAAGCACGAAACGCTTTGGCTGATTAACACTCCCAACGACGGTTGAGTTCCGTCGCGGCCGGTGTGTTCGGGGCGGTGCCGTTCTTGCCACCGCGGGCACAAACTCGCCAATATGGCGCCGGTTGTCTATGCTCCCCAAAGCGGGCGCATCGTCAGCGCCGTGAAGTGCCGCAAAGGCGGGGGCGTATGAAGCCGGAGCAAACGGAATGAGCGACGAATTCAAATCGCGGGCCAGGAAATGGCCCAAGGGAAATCACTACGAGGATTTCGAACTCGGCCACGTTTACCAGCATCACTGGGGACGTACGCTGAACGACGGCGACAACAGCCTGTTTTCGACCCTGACGCTCAGCTTCAACCCGCTCTACTTCAACGCGGATTACGCGGGCGCCCACGGCCATCGGGGCGTCGTGCTCAACCCGATGCTGGTTTTTCTGACCGTATTCGGGCTCTCGGTCGAGGATTTGAGCGAGGCCGGCGGTTTGTTCCTCGGCGTCGACGATCTTAAATTCCATCGGGCCCTCTATCCCGGCGAAACGCTTAGCGCGCGCAGCACGGTGATGGACAAGCGCGAGTCGTCGAGCCGGCCCGAGAGCGGGATCGTCACCTGGCACACCGAGGGCCACGACAGCCGCGGCGAGCTGGTGATCGACTTTCGC
This window contains:
- a CDS encoding MaoC family dehydratase is translated as MSDEFKSRARKWPKGNHYEDFELGHVYQHHWGRTLNDGDNSLFSTLTLSFNPLYFNADYAGAHGHRGVVLNPMLVFLTVFGLSVEDLSEAGGLFLGVDDLKFHRALYPGETLSARSTVMDKRESSSRPESGIVTWHTEGHDSRGELVIDFRRTNLVSKRNVNK